TTTGGATATCACTGCAACCCATGAAGACCGGGAAATTATTATTGATGTGGTTTACCGCACCGCTGAGCAGGTATTTATTCCTCTAACGGTGGGTGGCGGGATTCAATCCTTAGAACAGATTAAAAATTTGTTAAGAGCTGGGGCGGATAAAGTTAGCATTAACTCTGCTGCTGTGCGGCAGCCAGACTTGATTAATCGAGCCAGCGATCACTTTGGTAACCAATGTATAGTTGTTGCTATTGATGCGCGGCGGCGACAAGATGCCACTAATCCTGGTTGGGATGTTTACGTTCGGGGTGGAAGGGAAAACACTGGCTTAGATGCCCTACTCTGGGCTCAGGAAGTTGAACAACGGGGTGCGGGAGAGTTGTTGGTGACGAGTATGGATGCGGATGGCACACAAGCGGGGTATGACTTGGAATTGACACGAGCGATCGCCCAATCCGTGCAAATCCCTGTAATTGCCTCGGGTGGCGCAGGTAACTGTGAACATATCTATACAGCACTGACTGAAGGCAAGGCAGAAGCTGCCCTACTAGCCTCGCTCTTACATTATGGGCATTTGAGCGTAGCGCAAATCAAAGCTTACCTAAGCGATCG
This window of the Chroococcidiopsis sp. CCMEE 29 genome carries:
- the hisF gene encoding imidazole glycerol phosphate synthase subunit HisF; the encoded protein is MLAKRILPCLDVKAGRVVKGVNFVNLQDAGDPVELAKVYNQAGADELVFLDITATHEDREIIIDVVYRTAEQVFIPLTVGGGIQSLEQIKNLLRAGADKVSINSAAVRQPDLINRASDHFGNQCIVVAIDARRRQDATNPGWDVYVRGGRENTGLDALLWAQEVEQRGAGELLVTSMDADGTQAGYDLELTRAIAQSVQIPVIASGGAGNCEHIYTALTEGKAEAALLASLLHYGHLSVAQIKAYLSDRACPVRMLY